A segment of the Negativicutes bacterium genome:
GAGCCGGATTGGTGGAGACGTAACTTGAGCCGGAAGTCAGTGTGGAAAGGCCCAAAAATAGCAAACCGAAACCGATAATGGCACCGGCAAGGTTCTTCAGTTTCTGGCTTTTGGCCATGGATTGAAAAATGACCCCGACAAAAATGATCGGTAAAGCATATTTCGTGATATTCAAACGCAAGAGCTGACCGGACATCGTAGTACCGATATTTGCTCCGTATATGATACCCAGAGCTTGTTTTAATGTCATTAGACCAGAGTTGACAAAGCCAACAGTCAGAACGGTGACGGCAGTGGAACTCTGGGTGACAGCGGTAAGCGCAGTACCTACCAAAACACCGACAAAAAGATTGTTGGTCAACATACTCAGGATTTTCCGCATGGAATCTCCTGCAGCCCGTTCCAGACCGTCCCCCAGCATGTCGAGTCCGATCATGAGCAGACTGGCTCCCCCCAGAATACCGAAAATAAACTTCTCCATAAAAGCCCTCCCGAAAGCGGCTAACAGCTAAGCTTTTCTCACTCTTAGCGCTCGTTATCGGATTTTACATATTCTTAAACTTATCGTAATAAAATTCTTGTCTTCCGCTTAAAAGTCCTTTTGCGACGATGGCCGGATCATAAAAGATTCTATTTCATTTTGGAAGCTGGCCAAGATCGGAAAAGAAAGTTTTACTGTTCTTGAACTGAAAATTGAACAAAAGCGGTTTCGCTGCTTTTGCTCTCTTTCGAGGGAGAAAAAGCAGCCGCGAGCGCATCGGAAAGCAGAGAGGTTAAGAATCCGGCGGCGGTCATTCAAGAAAAGCCGCAGTCATCACGGTTGTGATGGCAGCAAAGTCATCCTGCGCGATGCCGCGGCTATTTTTTATCTGGTGTGGACAACCTTACCGTTTTGAATTACGGTCTTGATATGAGATTTTTCTACCAGGACTTGAATATCCTGCAGGGGATTGCCTTCAACGATCAGTAAATCAGCCAATTTACCCATTTCAACGCTGCCGATCAGATTGGCGCGGTCAACCACTTCGGAGGCCACTTTGGTTGCCGCCAACAGTGCTTCTTCATTGCTCATTCCGTTTTCGATCATTAACTGCAGCTCGAACGCATTACAGCCATGGAAATTCAGCGGTGTGCCTGAGTCGGTGCCGAGGGCGATTTTTAAACCGGCTTGCACCGCCATACGGAAGCTCTTCATATGGGAAGGAGCGATGCGCATGGATTTTTCCACGGCATAGGCCGGAATTCCAGCGGCTACGCCGCCATCATTAATGTGCCAGGGAGCTACCAGGGTGGGAACCAAAGCGGTAGCGCGGGTTTTCATCATTTCCAGTAATTCTTCATCCAGAAAAATGCCATGCTCAATACTGTCGATACCGGCGCGCACGGCATTCTTAATTCCTTCGGTTCCCTGCGCATGGGTAGCGGTTTTGCGGCCGGCTTTGTGTGCTTCTTCCACGGCGGCCCGAATTTCCGGTTCAGTCAATTGAGGAGACCCGGGTTCCACGCCGGGAGTCATCACGCCGCCGGTCGCCATGATTTTCACAACCTCTACGCCTTGACGCAGCAGCTGCCGCGCATGCTTACGGCATTCGTCTTCCCCATCGGATTCCAGCCCGGAGGTCCAGCCATGACCGCCGGTCATGGTGATGGCAGGTCCGCAAGTAATGATCCGGCTGCCGGTGATGCGGTCTTCCGACCAGGCTTTCTTTAAATCCAAATCCAGATAATGCTCGGTACCCATATTGCGGACAGTTGTAAATCCGGCTTCCAAATCCTGACGGATCATCTGTGTGCCAATCAGTACCTTATAGCCGTCACTGGCATCTCTCATCGCAACCGCTTCGTTGGGTTCGCCACTGCTGCAAACGTGAACGTGACAGTCAATCATGCCGGGCATAACAAACTTACTGGCTGCGTCGATGACGGTATCGCCTTCTGCCGGGATCACTTCGTCACTGGGAGCAATCCGGGTAAATTTACCATTTTCCATCACAATCCCCATATTCTCCTGCAACGCTGCCCCAGTCCCATTCCATAAGTTCGCACTCTTAATTACCAAAGCCATGTTTTTTCCCTCCTTATAATTGAAACAGCAAAGCTGTTAGTGATACCTTTACTTTCAATTTTACGCGGTTCTTTCCTGCCTGATTTCAGAATAAATATCAGGTGATATTTTGGCTTGTTCAGCAGCCAGCTTAAAAAAGAGAATTACTCCGCGAAAAAGAGAGATGACAAGCGCAGGCGATCATGCTATAATACGTTGCATCGGGTCTTTGTTTTCTATGGAAAGAAGGTTGTGTTGTTTGACACTGAAAGATGTAAAAGAATTTTTGGTGGAACTGGCGGTTTCTGCCGCAATTGTGGCGTTTATTTATTTTTTTGTGGCAGTATTCCCGTTGGTTCCTACCAGTTCGATGAGTCCAACCATTGCGACCGGCGAGCGGATCGTCGTCGAGAAATTCAGCAAATATTACCGTGATTTTGAATACGGTGATATTTTAGTTTTTCCCTGTCCGGATCAACCGCCGAGTGTCGCTCCCTATGTCAAACGGTTGATCGGCAAAGGCGGCGATGTGCTGGAATTTTCCAGCGGGTTGGTTTATCGCAACGGGGAATTGCTGAATGAAAGTTATGCGGTGGGTACTACCGTGAGTTACACCCAAAAATACGAAATACCGCCCGGTTACCTCTTCTTCATGGGGGACAACCGGGAACACTCCGAGGATGCCCGTTTCTGGCATACGACTTCGTTTGTCAGGGAAGCGGATGTGATTGGCAGAGCGGTTGCCGTGCTCTGGCCGCTTGGTCATATTCGTTCTCTGCGGTAGGGGAGCGGCGTCACATGAGCAGACAGAAAATTATAGTCTATAATTTGGAACGCAATTATCCCACTGTGGAAGAAGCGAAAATCCTGCTGGGCAGTGAAATCCTCACCTGCCGGGCTTTGGGCGGCAAGATCCTGAAAGTAATTCATGGCTATGGCTCAACCGGAGTAGGCGGCGCGTTGCGCAGCGGCAGCAGAACGTTTTTGAATCAGCAATTAAAACTGCAGAAAATTAAAGCGGTTGTATATGGAGAGAATTTCACGGTTTTTGATGAAGCTACCCGCATCATGCTGAACGCTTGCCCCGATTTACGCAAAGATCGGGACTTAAACCGGGGAAATCAAGGTGTGACACTCATCCTACTATAAGATTATGCCGGCAAGGCAGCCATATAAATCAGCAAGGCGAAGGGAAACAGCGCATTCCCTTTTGCCTTGCTTTTTATCGGCCGGGGAAAATCGGCAGGGATAGTGCGGGTCATCCGCGAATTGAATAGGAGCAGATTGATTGATGGCAAAGGAGGTTCTGCGATGCTGCAGCATATTTCACCCAAACAAACCTCGTTGCTTTTAGCACAACTAACGGACGCTTATCCGATCGTTTCGATCATCGGTTTGTCGAAAAATGCCGGCAAAACGACAGTGTTGAACAGTCTGCTGCAAGGATTAAGCAGCAGTGCTGCGCATCCGTGCATCGGGTTGACTTCCATTGGCCTTGACGGTGAGAGCCATGATCTGCTCAGTCAGACGCTGAAACCCGAAATTTACGTCTTAAAGGGAAGCTTGTTTGCCACGGCGGCAGATCTCTTGCCGCTTTGTGATATCACCAAACAGATCGAACAAGTGACGGAGATAGCCACCCCGTTAGGTAGAATCGTCCTGGTGCGCGCCCGCAGTGATGGGTATATCCAATTAGCGGGACCATCCATTCGGAAACAATTATGGCAAATTCAACAGGAACTGAAGCAATTAGGAGCGGAAAGAATTTTGGTTGACGGGGCGATGGGACGCCGTGTTTTCACTGAGGAAGCAAGTGGGGATGGTGTGATTCTTTGCAGCGGTGCCGCCTTTCATCAAAGCATGGCGGAAACCATTGGAGAAACGCTGCGCATCACTCAGTTATTCTCTTTACCATTGACTGAATTGCCCTCTGCTGCCCTGGAAGGATCACAGTATCTGATTTGTCAGAAAGACGGCAGCCGACAGTATATTTCTGCTTCCCTGGCCCGCAGTTCTGAATTTTCCTTACCGGTTTATTTGCAGCGGGACAGTACCGCTTTTTATACCGCCGGTGCCGTAACCGATTTGCTTTTACGGCAATTACTGCACAGCGGGATTCGACTGCAGGATTTTACTTTAATCGTCAATAATGGCAGCTGTATTCTGGCGCAGGATTGTCTTCTCCGGCAATTTTTAGCGGCAGGCGCCGGGATTCGGGTCAGGCAGCAGATTCCCATCCTGGCCATTACGGCAAACGCCTATGCGTTTGATTATCCGGTATACAGAGCGGAACAATTTATACAAGAGCTGGCCGAAGCCATCCATTTACCGATCATTGATGTGAAGGAGGGAATTGTATGCAATTTAGCCAAGTCACATCCTGCTATCCGCAGGATTTAAGCTTCGTGTTGGATCAGTTGCAGGTGTGTTCTCCGTATGGTCGGCGTGCTTTGCAAAATATGGCTTTTTATCTGCCGGGAGAGGAAAAAGAGCAGCAGCTGGCTTTGGATAATGTGGAAATTCTTATGCAGGCGCAGGAAAATTATCCTATTTTCTTCGTCAAATTGCGGGATTTCTATCACTCTGTCCAGGAAATCGAAGGCATTCTCACTGCTTTGAGCAGAAATGAGGTTTTGGATGAAATAGCGCTTTTTCAGTTGAAAGTTTTCTTGCTGCAGTATCAGGATTTACAGTCGCAGGGGGCCGCTCTCTTGAACCGATTGGGTTTGCACCAAATTCAGCTGCCGTCGCTGGCGGCGGCGCTGCTTTGGCTGGATCCGCAGCAATATGGCTTAAGGGCTTTTTACCTGGATGAACAGTCCTATCCGGCTTTGGCTTGCGTACGGCAGCAGAAACTGCTCTGTGAGCAGCGGCTGCGTCTCGCTTCAGCGGCAGAACAGGCAGGTCTGCTAGCCGAACGGAGCAAATGGGTGGCAGCCGAAGCAGCGGAAGAAATGCTGGCGAAACGGGCGATCACAGAACATTTAACGCCTTACACAACGGAGCTGCAGCAAGCAATCCGTTCGTTAGGCCGCCTGGAATTGGATCTTGCCAAAGCAAGCTTAGCAATCGGAGAGCATCTCACAAGACCGGCATTGGCACCGGAACCGTTTGTCATTCTCCAGGAGATGATCCACCCCGGAGTTGCGGCAATTCTGCAGAACTGGCAGCGCCGTTTCACCCCGGTCAGTATTCGTTTGCAGCCGGGCGCCACCGTGATCACAGGAGCCAATATGGGAGGAAAAAGCGTTCTCCTACGCAGCTTGATGCTGAATCTCACGCTCTGGCAGATGGGATTTTTCATTTATGCAAAAGCGGCAGTCTTGCCATTGTTCAGCCATTTGGCTTATCTGGGAGAAGATCAGCAATCGGTCGAACTGGGATTAAGCAGTTTCGGCGCGGAAATCAGCAGATTGAATCACTTCATACAAGATCATCAAGGCCAGTTTACTTTTCTGGCTCTGGATGAATTTGTCAGAGGCACCAACCCCAAAGAAGGTGCGCTGCTGCTGCAGGCAATCACGGCATATTTTAACCGACAATCCGGCATGACCGTGCTGACAACGCATTATGACGGCGTGGCAAGCTTTGCCAATGCCCATTATCAAGTGACGGGACTGCAGAAGCTGGATGCCGCGCAGTTTAGCCAAGCCATACAGTCTGGAGAAGACCCGGTGTTTTATTTGAACCGCAGCATGGATTATACGCTGTTGCCGGTTGATCGTGAAGAGGCAATACCGCAGGAAGCGCGCCGGATCTGTCGGTTGCTGGGATTGGAAGCCGGGATTTTAGATCAATTGGAAAAATAAATTATTTGTGAGAATTCCGTTCTGCTACTTGACTATTTTGTAAAAAATTGTTATATTGTAAAATAAGTGAATAGGGCTAGAGGAGCGGGTTGTAAGGTAAACCGGGGATAGGGAACGTCCTGAATGAACTGGCCGAATGTAACGCCTGCCGAAAAGCTGACGGCACGTTTGCTGCCTGCTTTGGAATCGCTGCCAAGAGCAACGGTTCTGTCATGGTAAAATAGCCATGGAGCGCTGGAGATCAAATCTTGTATTTGATTACCCCGGCGCTTTTTTTGCGGTTAAAAACAGAACAAAACAAAAAGGAGAGGGAACAAAATGCAGGTGATGATTCGTGTCCGTCTGGGCAGCCAGGATGCCCATTATGGCGGCAATTTGGTGGATGGGGCAAAAATGCTGCAATTGTTCGGGGATGTCGCTACGGAGCTTTTGATCCGCAGTGACGGAGATGAAGGTTTATTCCGTGCCTACGAGAAAGTAGAGTTTTTCAGTCCCGTTTACGCCGGGGATTTTATCGAAGCAACGGGGCAGATCATCCGTATCGGCAACACCTCGCGGCAAATGGAATTTTTCGCTCATAAGGTGATTATGCCGCGACCCGATTTGAATGCTTCTGCCGCTGATGTCCTGCCGGAACCCGTGCTGGTTTGTCAGGCAATCGGTACCTGCGTTGTGCCAAAAGACAGGCAGAGAAGCAAAGAAAGCAGGGAATCGCGATGGAAAAACTAATCATCACTGCTTCCATCTGCGGCGCGGAGGTGACGAAACAGCAGAATTCAGCCGTTCCTTACACAATAGCGGAAATTGGGGAGGAAGCGAAGCGGGCCTGGCTGGCCGGAGCCAGCATCATTCATCTGCATGTCAGAGAAGATGACGGCAGACCGACGCAAAGTGCGGATCGTTTTCGGGCTTGTATCGATGAAATTTACCGGCAATGTCCCGCTGCATTGATTGTGCAGCCCTCAACCGGCGGAGCTGTTGGCATGAGCAATACGGAACGTCTGCAGCCGTTGAGCCTGAATCCGATTATGGCTTCGCTGGATTGCGGTACTTGCAATTTCGGCGGTGATGACATTTTTATCAATACGGAGACTACGATAAAGGAATTTGCGCTCCGGATGCAGGAGCGCCGGGTCAAACCGGAAATCGAAGTGTTCGATAAGGGTATGATCGATATGGCGCTGCGTTTAACAAAACAAGGTTACTTGAGCGAACCTCTGCATTTCAATTTGGTGTTCGGTGTCAATGGCGGCATCAGCGGAGAACCGCGTGATCTTATATTTCTGGCTGAAAGCCTGCCGCGCGAAGCCAGTTACACGGTGACAGGAATCGGCCGCACGGCTTTTCCTCTGGCCGCTATGGCGATTATCCTGGGTGGGCATGTCAGAGTGGGCTTTGAGGATACGATCTATCTGGCCAAAGGAATCAAAGCCAGGAGCAACGGCGAGTTGGTTGAAAAAGTGGTTCGCCTGGCCAATGAATTCGGACGTCAGGTGGCCACACCGGCGGAAGCGAGAAACATTTTGGGACTGCCAAGCGCAGAATAAAAGAAACCGGAACAGGAGTTGTTTTCAACATGAATTTAGGCAATAAATATGGCACGCACCGCGTGCTGGAACCGTTAGGGGTGCTGCCGCAGGCTGCCACTCGGATCAACAATGATATGTCGGTGCTTTATGATAATGAAATTCTGATCAATGTCACGGCTTTGAACATCGACTCCGCTTCCTTTAATCAGATCAAACGAGCGGTCAATGGTGATGAAGCACAAATACGGGCGCAAATCATGGCAATCGTGGCCGAAAAAGGCAAAATGCAGAATCCCGTGACCGGTTCCGGCGGAATGCTGATCGGATATGTTGCCGCCATCGGCCCTGCCCTGCAAGAAACCGCACTGAAAATCGGCGATAAAATTGCTACCTTGGTTTCGCTTTCGCTGACTCCGCTTTGCATCGAAGAAATTCTTGCGGTACATCAAGCGATCGATCGTGTGGATGTGAAAGCCTGGGCTATTCTCTTTGAGAGCGGTATCTATGCGAAATTACCGGATGATATGAGCGAAAACCTTGCCTTAGCCGCACTCGATATTGCCGGAGCTCCCGCTCAAACAGCCAAACTGGTCAAACCAGGCGACAGTGTGCTGATTTTGGGAGCAGGTGGTAAATCCGGTATGCTTTGTTTGTATGAAGCCATGAAGTGTGCGGGACCGACCGGTAATGTCATCGCCATGGTACGCAAAGAAAGCGATATCGGCAAGCTGAAAACACTGAATTTAGCGCATCGGGTTATTGTTTCCAGCGCTACGCAGCCGTTGGATGTTTTAGAGAAAACACTGGCGGCGAATCAGGGTAAAGAAGTGGATATTGCCATCAGTTGCGTCAATATTCCGAACACGGAGATGGCTTGTATCCTGCCGGTGCGTGAGAATGGCATTGTCTATTTTTTCTCGATGGCGACCAGCTTTACCAAGGCAGCCCTGGGTGCGGAAGGAGTCGGTAAGGATGTGACTATGATCATCGGCAATGGCTACACCAAAGGACATGCCGAAGTGACTTTAGCTGAATTAAGGGAAAACGCAGCGCTGCGGGCTTATTTTGAGGAAAAATATGTCTAGATTTTAGCCCGCCAGATCAAACAGTATTGCAACAGGAAAGGGTGATTATTTTGTCCAGCGTATCCAGAAGAACCGAGTTATTTCCGCATGTCCCGGATCAGCAATGGCAGGATTGGCATTGGCAAATTGAAAATCGAATTGAAACGCTTGCGCAGCTGAAGACTTATCTTTCCCTCACGCCGGAAGAAGAGCTGGGCATCGCGCAGTGCTTAGGCAATCTGCGCATGGCGATTACACCTTATTATCTCAGCCTGATCGACCCGACTGACCCCTGGTGTCCGATTCGTCGTCAGGCGATTCCCACCGCGCAGGAACTGCAGCGGGCACCTGCCGATTTAATGGATCCTCTGCATGAGGATGAGGATGCTCCGGTTGCCGGTGTGACCCATCGTTATCCGGACCGAGTGCTTTTTTTGGTAACCGATCAGTGTTCCATGTACTGCCGACACTGCACGCGGCGGCGCTTCGCAGGTCAGCATGACAGCGCTGTGTCCATGGACCGCATCCGGCGCGGTATCGCTTACATTGCCGCCCATAGCGAAATACGGGATGTGCTGCTCTCCGGCGGTGATCCCCTGACGCTGAGCGACGATCGCCTGGAAGCGATCATTGCCGCGCTGCGGGCGATTCCGCATGTTGAAATCATTCGAATCGGTACACGCATGCCGGTGGTTTGTCCCCAGCGCATTACGGTACAACTGGCTGATATGCTGAAAAAATACCATCCGATTTGGCTGAATACGCATTTTAATCATGCCAATGAAATTACCGCCGAATCCACGGCTGCCTGCAGCCGCCTGGCGGATGTCGGGATTCCGCTGGGCAATCAGAGCGTTTTACTGGCCGGCGTCAATGATTGTATCTATGTCATGAAAAATCTGGTGCAGGAATTGGTGAAAATCAGAGTGCGGCCTTATTATCTTTATCAGTGCGACCTTTCTTTCGGATTGGAACACTTCCGTACTCCGGTCAGCAAAGGGATTGAGATTATCGAAGCTTTGCGCGGACACACCTCCGGCTTTGCCGTTCCCACTTATGTGATCGATGCGCCCGGCGGCGGCGGCAAAATTCCGGTTATGCCGAATTATCTGATCAGTGAGACGCCGGATCGCGTCATCCTGCGCAATTTTGAAGGTGTGACCGCCGCCTATACCGAGCCGCGTCATTATGAAAATCTCTGTCATTGTCCGGTCTGCCGCAAAGAGCAGGCGGCAGTCATCAGCGGAGTCGCTCAATTGGGACAGGGGATTGGACTTTCTTTGGAACCCGATCATTTGGCACGCCATCTGCGTAATCAGCAGGAAAGCAAGGCATCTTCATGCAAAGCAAATTAAATCTGAACCATGATTTGGTGACTCAGGCACGCGGCTATGCGGCCAGTATTGCCCGGCATACCCAACAATTCATTGATGGTCACACAACCGTCAGTGTGGAACGGGCGATTTGCCGCTTGCTCGGTATCGATGGCGTTACAGCGGCACAGGTACCGTTGCCGAATATTTTGGTGGATCACCTGGTCCGTAAGAATATGTTGGCTTGCGGTGCTGCCGATGCCCTTGCCAATGCTGTTATTCAGTCCGGCTTGACCCCACAGCAGATCGCCGAAGCGGTCGCGGACGATTCGCTCGACCTTAGTCGGATGCCGCGGCTGGACCAAACGGCGCAGCGCCGGGCTTTGGCTCCCTTTCTGGCAGCCGCACTGCAACGGATTACAGCCAACCGGCAAGCGCGGCAGGATTTTCTGACACAGCATGGCGACAAAGAAGGTCCCTTGCTCTATTTGATTGTGGCGACCGGTAATATTTACGAAGACATCACGCAGGCAAGCGCGGCTGCCAAACAGGGAGCTGATGTGATTGCCGTGATCCGCACCACCGGGCAAAGTCTGCTGGATTATGTTCCCTACGGCGCCACAACCGAAGGATTTGGCGGCACTTATGCCACCCAGGAAAACTTCCGGCTGATGCGGGCAGCCCTGGATGCAGTCGGTGAGGAAACGGGACGCTATATCCGTCTCTGTAATTATTGCTCCGGGCTTTGTATGCCGGAAATTGCCGCCATGGGCGCCCTGGAACGCCTGGATGTGATGCTCAACGATGCGCTTTACGGGATCCTCTTCCGCGATATCAACATGCAGCGGACGCTGATCGACCAGGCTTTTTCGCGCCGGATCAACGCCTTTGCCGGTGTGATCATCAATACCGGGGAAGACAATTATCTGACGACGGCCGATGCGGTGGAGGAAGCGCATACGGTATTGGCTTCCCAGTTTTTAAATGAGCAATTGGCCCTGCAGGCGGGGCTGCCCGCGCAGCAAATGGGTTTAGGCCACGCTTTTGAAATTTCACCCGAGGTGACCAATGGTTTTGTCCTGGAACTGGCACAGGCTCAAATGACCCGGGAAATCTTCCCGCAGGCACCGCTGAAGTATATGCCTCCCACGAAATTTATGACCGGTGATATTTTTCAAGGTCAGGTTCAGGATACCCTGTTCAATATGGTGACCATCCTGACCGGGCAGAAGATCCATCTGCTCGGGATGCTCACCGAAGCCATTCATACGCCTTTGATGTCCGACCGCGCTCTTTCCATTGCCAATGCCCAGTATGTCTTTCGTACCATGCAGAATTTAGGGGATGAAATCAGCTTCCGTTCCGGTGGGATCGTCGAGACACGCGCCGCCGAAGTGCTGCAAAAAGCCTGTGATTTATTGCGGGAAATCGACCGCATCCAGCTTTTTGCCGCTTTGGAGCAGGGCATTTTCGCCAATATCCGCCGCAGTAAAACAGGCGGCAAGGGTTTGGAGGGTGTTATGGCCAAAGAATATGTTTACTTCAATCCGTTTGCGGAAGCGATGCAGCGAGAGGGGATGGCACGATGAGCGGGAGCTGGTACAAACAGCAGAGTTCTGCTGCCGAGACTGCCTTGGACCTGCAACACCTGAAACCTTACGGAGATACGATGAATGATGGCAAAGTGCAGCTGAGCTTTACTCTGCCGGTTGCCGACGATGAAAAAGGCGTGGCGGCCGCCCTGGCTCTGGCCGGTCAAATGGGTTTGTCCAACGCCTCCGTGGTTCATCACAAGCGTTTGGACAGCAGTTTTTCTTTTTATATTCTCTATGGTTCTCTCTTGCACAGTGTGGATTACAGCAAGCTTCCGGTTGCGGCAGTCAGCGAAAAAGCCATGCCGCTGGCGGCAACGGATGCCTTGATCCGCAGCGAATTGGGCCGCAAGATCGTTGTGGTCGGCGCTTCTACCGGCAGTGATGCGCATACGGTGGGGATTGACGCCATTATTAATCGCAAAGGCTTTGCCGGTCATTACGGTCTGGAACGCTATGAGATGTTTGAAACCTATAATCTCGGCAGCCAGGTTGCCAATGAAGAGCTGCTGCAGAAAGCGCTGCAAGTGGCGGCGGATGTGCTTTTGGTTTCACAGACTGTGACACAGAAGGAGGTTCATATCAGAAACTTAACCGAACTGATTGAATTGAGCGAGGCGGAGGGGGTGCGGGAGCAGCTGCTGATGATTTGCGGCGGTGCGCGTATCACCAGTGAATTGGCCAAAGAACTGGGTTATGACGCCGGATTTGGTGCCGGCAAATATGCCGATGATGTGGCGACCTTTATTGCCAAAGAAATGATTCGCCGGCAGGCTTTGCGGCGAACTTAGTATGGCTGCCTGAGACGATGGCTTTTTTTGCGGGTGCAAGCGGAACCGGATCCGCATGAAAAATCCGGCGAAGAAAACAAAGGAGAGGGAAACAATGGAGAAAATCTACATTGTCAGTGCCTGCCGTACCGCCATCGGTACGATGAACGGCAGTCTGAAGGACACGCCCGCGGTAGAATTGGGCGCTAAAGTGATCGCTGCCGCGCTGGAGCGGGCAGCTTTGCGGGGCAATCAGGTTTGCGAAGTGGTTATGGGCAATGTTCTGCAGGCTGGCTTGGGTCAAAATCCTGCCCGCCAGGCAGCAGTCAAAGCCGGGATTCCCTATACTTGCCCAGCCATGACCATCAATAAAGTCTGCGGTTCCGGTTTGGCAGCGGTTGTTTACGCGCAGCGCAGCATTTTAGCCGGAGAAGCCGATTGCGTGGTCGCCGGAGGCATGGAGAATATGGATCTTGCTCCTTATGCGCTGCAAGGTTTGCGTTACGGTGTCCGTATGGGTAATGCCGAGGCCACGGATCTGATGGTTTATGATGGCCTGACGGACGTCTTTTTGCAATATCATATGGGTCTGACTGCGGAAAATGTCGCCGAGCGCTATCAGATCAGCCGGGAAGCCCAAGATCAATTCGCCCTGGCTTCGCAGCTGAAAGCGGAGGCTGCCATCCGGAGCGGACGTTTTGCTGATGAAATTGTGCCGCTCGAGTTGGTGGACCGCAAAAAAAACGTGACGATTTTTCAGCAGGACGAGCATCCTCGTTTTGGCAGCAACCTGGCGGGACTGCAACGCTTGCGGCCTGCTTTCAGCAAAGAAGGCACTGTCACCGCCGGCAACGCTTCCGGTATCAACGACGGAGCAGCCGCGGTGATTGTCTGCGGCGAACGTTTTCTGCTGGAAAATCACTTGAAACCACTGGCACGGATTGTGGCCGGCGGTTCAGCCGGTTTGGATCCGGCCTTCATGGGGCTGGGACCGGTCCCGGCGGTAGAGCAAGCCTTAACCAAAGCGGGGATGACAGCGGAACAAGTGGATTTGATTGAGGCGAACGAAGCGTTTGCCGCTCAATCGCTGGCCGTCATGCAAGAATTAGGCTGGGATCCGGGAAAAGTCAATGTCAATGGCGGCGCCATTGCCTTAGGACATCCCATTGGTGCGTCAGGTGCCCGGATCCTGGTAACTTTGCTGTATGAAATGAAAAAACGCAGTCTGCGTTATGGTTTAGCAACGCTTTGTATCGGCGGCGGTATGGGAGAAGCCTTAATTATCGAACGCGACGAGCGCTGCGGGGAGAAT
Coding sequences within it:
- a CDS encoding amidohydrolase family protein, coding for MALVIKSANLWNGTGAALQENMGIVMENGKFTRIAPSDEVIPAEGDTVIDAASKFVMPGMIDCHVHVCSSGEPNEAVAMRDASDGYKVLIGTQMIRQDLEAGFTTVRNMGTEHYLDLDLKKAWSEDRITGSRIITCGPAITMTGGHGWTSGLESDGEDECRKHARQLLRQGVEVVKIMATGGVMTPGVEPGSPQLTEPEIRAAVEEAHKAGRKTATHAQGTEGIKNAVRAGIDSIEHGIFLDEELLEMMKTRATALVPTLVAPWHINDGGVAAGIPAYAVEKSMRIAPSHMKSFRMAVQAGLKIALGTDSGTPLNFHGCNAFELQLMIENGMSNEEALLAATKVASEVVDRANLIGSVEMGKLADLLIVEGNPLQDIQVLVEKSHIKTVIQNGKVVHTR
- the lepB gene encoding signal peptidase I yields the protein MTLKDVKEFLVELAVSAAIVAFIYFFVAVFPLVPTSSMSPTIATGERIVVEKFSKYYRDFEYGDILVFPCPDQPPSVAPYVKRLIGKGGDVLEFSSGLVYRNGELLNESYAVGTTVSYTQKYEIPPGYLFFMGDNREHSEDARFWHTTSFVREADVIGRAVAVLWPLGHIRSLR
- a CDS encoding 3-aminobutyryl-CoA ammonia lyase, with product MQVMIRVRLGSQDAHYGGNLVDGAKMLQLFGDVATELLIRSDGDEGLFRAYEKVEFFSPVYAGDFIEATGQIIRIGNTSRQMEFFAHKVIMPRPDLNASAADVLPEPVLVCQAIGTCVVPKDRQRSKESRESRWKN
- a CDS encoding 3-keto-5-aminohexanoate cleavage protein → MEKLIITASICGAEVTKQQNSAVPYTIAEIGEEAKRAWLAGASIIHLHVREDDGRPTQSADRFRACIDEIYRQCPAALIVQPSTGGAVGMSNTERLQPLSLNPIMASLDCGTCNFGGDDIFINTETTIKEFALRMQERRVKPEIEVFDKGMIDMALRLTKQGYLSEPLHFNLVFGVNGGISGEPRDLIFLAESLPREASYTVTGIGRTAFPLAAMAIILGGHVRVGFEDTIYLAKGIKARSNGELVEKVVRLANEFGRQVATPAEARNILGLPSAE
- a CDS encoding L-erythro-3,5-diaminohexanoate dehydrogenase encodes the protein MNLGNKYGTHRVLEPLGVLPQAATRINNDMSVLYDNEILINVTALNIDSASFNQIKRAVNGDEAQIRAQIMAIVAEKGKMQNPVTGSGGMLIGYVAAIGPALQETALKIGDKIATLVSLSLTPLCIEEILAVHQAIDRVDVKAWAILFESGIYAKLPDDMSENLALAALDIAGAPAQTAKLVKPGDSVLILGAGGKSGMLCLYEAMKCAGPTGNVIAMVRKESDIGKLKTLNLAHRVIVSSATQPLDVLEKTLAANQGKEVDIAISCVNIPNTEMACILPVRENGIVYFFSMATSFTKAALGAEGVGKDVTMIIGNGYTKGHAEVTLAELRENAALRAYFEEKYV
- the ablA gene encoding lysine 2,3-aminomutase, which codes for MSSVSRRTELFPHVPDQQWQDWHWQIENRIETLAQLKTYLSLTPEEELGIAQCLGNLRMAITPYYLSLIDPTDPWCPIRRQAIPTAQELQRAPADLMDPLHEDEDAPVAGVTHRYPDRVLFLVTDQCSMYCRHCTRRRFAGQHDSAVSMDRIRRGIAYIAAHSEIRDVLLSGGDPLTLSDDRLEAIIAALRAIPHVEIIRIGTRMPVVCPQRITVQLADMLKKYHPIWLNTHFNHANEITAESTAACSRLADVGIPLGNQSVLLAGVNDCIYVMKNLVQELVKIRVRPYYLYQCDLSFGLEHFRTPVSKGIEIIEALRGHTSGFAVPTYVIDAPGGGGKIPVMPNYLISETPDRVILRNFEGVTAAYTEPRHYENLCHCPVCRKEQAAVISGVAQLGQGIGLSLEPDHLARHLRNQQESKASSCKAN
- a CDS encoding lysine 5,6-aminomutase subunit alpha; amino-acid sequence: MQSKLNLNHDLVTQARGYAASIARHTQQFIDGHTTVSVERAICRLLGIDGVTAAQVPLPNILVDHLVRKNMLACGAADALANAVIQSGLTPQQIAEAVADDSLDLSRMPRLDQTAQRRALAPFLAAALQRITANRQARQDFLTQHGDKEGPLLYLIVATGNIYEDITQASAAAKQGADVIAVIRTTGQSLLDYVPYGATTEGFGGTYATQENFRLMRAALDAVGEETGRYIRLCNYCSGLCMPEIAAMGALERLDVMLNDALYGILFRDINMQRTLIDQAFSRRINAFAGVIINTGEDNYLTTADAVEEAHTVLASQFLNEQLALQAGLPAQQMGLGHAFEISPEVTNGFVLELAQAQMTREIFPQAPLKYMPPTKFMTGDIFQGQVQDTLFNMVTILTGQKIHLLGMLTEAIHTPLMSDRALSIANAQYVFRTMQNLGDEISFRSGGIVETRAAEVLQKACDLLREIDRIQLFAALEQGIFANIRRSKTGGKGLEGVMAKEYVYFNPFAEAMQREGMAR